Proteins encoded together in one Helicobacter pylori window:
- a CDS encoding UDP-N-acetylmuramoyl-L-alanine--D-glutamate ligase — protein MKISLLGHGKTTLALGRFFKKNHNEVKFFDDQFTSFFKDREGFLCYPSKDFNPNDSQLEIVSPGISFTHPLVIKAKHLMSEYDYIDSLFNSVFTPTIISISGTNGKTTTTEMLTMLLEDFKAVSGGNIGTPLIELFEKQSPLWVLETSSFSLHYTNKAYPLIYLLINVKADHLTWHCNFENYLNAKLKVLSLMPKTSLAILPLKFKEHPIIQNSQAQKIFFDHSEEVLERLEIPSNALFFKGAFLLDAALALLVYEQFLKIKNLKWQDYRENALKRLNAFKIGSHKMEEFRDKEGRLWVDDSKATNIDATLQALKTFKNQKIHLIVGGDIKGVNLTPLFEEFKNYKISLYAIGSSASIIQALALEFNVSCQVCLKLEKAVQEIKSVLLQNEVALLSPSAASLDQFSSYKERGEKFKAFVLKD, from the coding sequence ATGAAAATCTCTTTATTGGGGCATGGCAAAACCACTCTAGCCCTAGGGCGTTTTTTTAAAAAAAACCATAACGAAGTCAAATTTTTTGATGATCAATTCACTTCATTTTTTAAAGATAGAGAGGGTTTTCTTTGCTATCCCAGTAAGGATTTTAACCCTAATGATTCCCAACTAGAGATAGTCAGTCCGGGCATTAGTTTCACGCACCCTTTAGTCATAAAAGCCAAGCATTTAATGAGCGAATACGATTATATTGATAGCTTGTTTAATTCTGTTTTCACGCCTACTATAATCAGTATTAGCGGCACTAACGGGAAAACCACCACGACCGAAATGCTCACCATGCTTTTAGAAGATTTTAAGGCTGTGAGTGGGGGGAATATCGGCACGCCCCTGATTGAATTGTTTGAAAAACAATCGCCCTTGTGGGTGCTAGAAACAAGCTCCTTTTCTTTGCATTACACCAATAAGGCTTACCCTTTAATCTACTTGCTCATCAATGTCAAAGCCGATCACTTGACTTGGCATTGCAATTTTGAAAATTATTTGAACGCTAAACTCAAGGTTTTATCGTTGATGCCTAAAACTTCGCTCGCTATCCTCCCTTTAAAATTCAAAGAACACCCTATTATTCAAAACTCGCAAGCGCAAAAAATCTTTTTTGATCACAGCGAAGAGGTTTTAGAGCGTTTAGAAATCCCTTCTAACGCCCTTTTTTTTAAGGGAGCGTTTTTATTAGACGCTGCTTTAGCCCTTTTAGTCTATGAGCAATTTTTAAAAATAAAGAATCTAAAATGGCAAGATTATAGAGAAAACGCCCTTAAAAGACTGAACGCTTTTAAAATCGGCTCGCATAAAATGGAGGAATTTAGGGATAAAGAAGGGCGTTTGTGGGTAGATGACAGCAAGGCCACGAATATTGATGCCACCTTACAAGCCCTAAAAACCTTTAAAAACCAAAAAATCCATTTGATTGTAGGGGGCGATATTAAAGGGGTCAATTTAACCCCCCTTTTTGAAGAGTTTAAAAACTATAAAATAAGCCTTTATGCCATAGGATCAAGCGCTTCTATCATCCAAGCCTTAGCGTTAGAATTTAATGTTTCTTGTCAAGTTTGTTTAAAGTTAGAAAAAGCGGTTCAAGAAATTAAAAGCGTTTTATTACAAAATGAAGTCGCTTTGCTTTCACCCAGTGCGGCCAGTTTGGATCAATTTTCTTCGTATAAAGAAAGGGGTGAAAAATTTAAGGCGTTTGTTTTAAAAGATTAA
- a CDS encoding M23 family peptidase: MVFFHKKVILNFTYSLMIAFLFHLSYGVLLKADEMAKKQTLLVGERLVWDKLTLLGFLEKNRIPQKLYYNLSSQDKELSAEIQSNVTYYTLRDENNTLIQALIPISQDLQIHIYKKGEDYFLDFIPIIFTRKERTLLLSLQTSPYQDIVKATNDPLLANQLMNAYKKSVPFKRLAKNDKIAIVYTRDYRVGQAFGQPTIKIAMISSRLHQYYLFSHSNGRYYDSKAQEVAGFLLETPVKYTRISSPFSYGRFHPVLKVRRPHYGVDYAAKHGSLIHSASDGRVGFIGVKVGYGNVVEIHLNELRLVYAHMSMFAKGLKKGSFVRKGQIIGRVGSTGLSTGPHLHFGVYKNSRPINPLGYIRTAKSKLHGKQREVFLEKAQHSKQKLEELLKTHSFEKNSFYLLEGF, translated from the coding sequence ATGGTATTTTTTCATAAGAAAGTTATTTTAAATTTTACCTATTCTTTAATGATTGCTTTTTTATTCCATTTATCCTATGGGGTTCTTTTAAAAGCCGATGAAATGGCTAAAAAGCAAACTTTATTGGTGGGCGAAAGGCTTGTGTGGGATAAGCTCACGCTGTTAGGGTTTTTAGAAAAAAATCGTATCCCTCAAAAACTCTACTACAATTTGAGCTCTCAAGATAAAGAATTGAGCGCTGAAATTCAAAGCAATGTGACCTACTACACTTTAAGAGATGAAAACAACACGCTCATTCAAGCCCTTATCCCTATAAGCCAGGATTTGCAAATCCATATTTATAAAAAAGGGGAGGATTATTTTTTAGACTTTATCCCTATTATTTTCACTCGTAAAGAAAGAACCCTCCTTCTTTCCTTACAAACTTCGCCCTATCAAGATATTGTCAAAGCCACCAATGACCCCCTTTTAGCCAACCAATTGATGAACGCGTATAAAAAAAGCGTGCCTTTTAAACGCCTAGCAAAAAACGATAAAATCGCTATCGTCTATACAAGAGATTATCGTGTGGGGCAAGCGTTTGGCCAGCCAACCATTAAAATAGCCATGATTAGCTCTCGTTTGCACCAATACTATCTTTTTTCCCATTCAAACGGGCGCTATTACGATTCAAAGGCGCAAGAAGTGGCAGGGTTTTTATTAGAAACCCCGGTGAAATACACCCGCATTTCTTCGCCTTTTTCGTATGGGAGATTCCATCCTGTCTTAAAAGTCAGACGGCCTCATTACGGCGTGGATTATGCGGCTAAACATGGCAGTTTGATCCATTCTGCATCAGATGGTCGTGTGGGTTTTATAGGGGTTAAGGTGGGGTATGGGAATGTGGTTGAAATCCATTTGAATGAATTGCGTTTGGTGTATGCTCACATGAGCATGTTTGCTAAGGGGTTGAAAAAAGGCTCGTTTGTTAGAAAAGGGCAAATTATAGGAAGAGTGGGAAGCACCGGTTTAAGCACCGGGCCGCATTTGCATTTTGGCGTGTATAAAAACTCCCGCCCCATTAATCCTTTAGGCTATATCCGCACCGCTAAAAGCAAATTACACGGCAAACAAAGAGAGGTTTTTTTAGAAAAAGCTCAGCATTCTAAGCAAAAATTAGAAGAACTTCTTAAAACCCATTCCTTTGAAAAAAATTCATTTTATCTTTTAGAGGGTTTTTAA
- a CDS encoding acyl-CoA thioesterase YbgC has product MRCRVYYEDTDSEGVVYHANYLKYCERARSEFFFKKNVLPENEEGVFVIRSIKADFFTPASLGQVLEIRTQIKELRKVFVVLFQEIYCIQNASLEPMKPFKVFASEIKFGFVNRSTYSPIAIPKLFKELLSAV; this is encoded by the coding sequence ATGCGCTGTAGGGTATATTACGAAGATACCGACTCTGAAGGCGTGGTCTATCATGCGAATTATTTGAAATATTGCGAAAGGGCTAGGAGCGAGTTTTTTTTTAAAAAAAATGTTTTGCCAGAAAATGAAGAAGGCGTGTTTGTCATCCGCTCTATCAAAGCGGATTTTTTTACCCCTGCGAGTTTAGGACAAGTCTTAGAGATAAGAACGCAAATTAAAGAATTAAGAAAGGTTTTTGTGGTGCTTTTTCAAGAAATTTATTGCATCCAAAACGCTTCTTTAGAGCCTATGAAGCCCTTTAAAGTCTTTGCTTCAGAAATCAAGTTTGGCTTTGTCAACCGCTCTACATACAGCCCTATTGCCATTCCTAAATTGTTTAAGGAGCTTCTTAGTGCCGTCTGA
- a CDS encoding potassium channel protein — protein MFEKLKFFKIKKDDEIQPEVNLNSEIYEQFKVFRLPLILIQLLVLLGTLGYFTLENYSLMQAFFQTTYTMTATGFGALNESQFGPISIFLTSILMFFGAGIIAFSVAILVSVVNKGTLTRLIKEKGMIYKIARLKDHYVICYHNEYTIELSKQFRSAQIPFVVVDNDPSFEEEAIKHKYPYYIIGDPHTNLAMLKTHLSSARGVVALSKILPVNVALMVSVRLFEKELKRKPYHIIASAHSDEGLEKLKKLGADMVVSPTKLMAQRVSAMAVRPDMENILERFINKKDTLLDLEEVIVPKTSWLVLRKLKEAHFREIAKAFVIGITQKDGKYIPMPDGETIIASESKLLMVGTSEGVATCKQLIANHQKPKEVDYISL, from the coding sequence TTGTTTGAAAAGTTGAAATTTTTTAAAATCAAAAAAGACGATGAAATTCAGCCAGAAGTCAATTTAAATTCTGAAATCTATGAGCAATTTAAGGTCTTTAGACTCCCGCTTATTTTAATCCAATTGCTTGTGCTTTTAGGCACTCTAGGATACTTCACCCTAGAAAATTATAGCCTTATGCAAGCTTTCTTCCAAACGACTTACACCATGACAGCTACAGGGTTTGGCGCTTTAAATGAAAGCCAGTTCGGGCCTATAAGTATTTTTTTAACTTCCATTTTAATGTTTTTTGGGGCAGGAATCATTGCCTTTAGCGTGGCTATTTTAGTTAGCGTGGTCAATAAAGGCACGCTTACCAGATTGATTAAGGAGAAAGGTATGATTTATAAAATCGCGCGCCTTAAGGATCATTATGTGATTTGTTACCACAACGAATACACCATTGAATTGAGCAAGCAGTTCCGCTCCGCTCAAATCCCCTTTGTGGTCGTGGATAATGACCCTAGTTTTGAAGAAGAAGCCATTAAGCACAAATACCCCTACTATATCATAGGCGATCCGCACACCAATTTAGCCATGCTAAAAACCCACTTAAGCAGTGCTAGGGGCGTTGTGGCTTTGTCTAAGATTTTACCGGTGAATGTGGCGTTAATGGTGAGCGTGCGCTTGTTTGAAAAGGAATTAAAGCGCAAACCTTATCACATCATTGCAAGCGCGCATAGCGATGAAGGCTTAGAAAAATTAAAAAAATTAGGGGCTGATATGGTGGTTTCCCCTACAAAACTTATGGCGCAGAGAGTGAGTGCTATGGCGGTGCGTCCGGATATGGAAAATATCTTAGAGCGTTTTATTAATAAAAAAGACACGCTTTTAGACTTAGAGGAAGTGATTGTCCCCAAAACCAGCTGGCTTGTGTTAAGGAAATTAAAAGAAGCCCATTTTAGAGAGATCGCTAAAGCGTTTGTGATTGGTATCACTCAAAAAGATGGCAAATACATCCCCATGCCTGATGGAGAAACGATTATTGCAAGCGAATCCAAACTATTAATGGTTGGCACTTCAGAAGGCGTTGCGACCTGTAAGCAACTCATCGCTAACCATCAAAAACCCAAAGAAGTGGATTACATTTCATTGTGA
- a CDS encoding DUF493 domain-containing protein, with protein sequence MPSDLEKPTIIYPCLWDYRVIMTTNNTSMLKELLETYQRPFKLEFKNTSKNAKFYSFNVSMEVSSEVERNEIFQKISQLEVVVHAL encoded by the coding sequence GTGCCGTCTGATTTAGAAAAACCCACCATTATTTACCCTTGTCTTTGGGATTATAGAGTGATTATGACCACTAACAATACAAGCATGTTAAAAGAGCTTTTAGAAACCTACCAACGCCCCTTTAAATTGGAATTCAAAAACACTTCTAAAAACGCTAAATTTTATAGCTTTAATGTTTCTATGGAAGTTTCAAGCGAAGTAGAACGGAATGAGATTTTTCAAAAAATTTCACAATTAGAAGTCGTGGTGCATGCACTTTAA
- a CDS encoding sodium-dependent transporter: MGNHFSKLGFVLAALGSAIGLGHIWRFPYMTGVSGGGAFVLLFLFLSLSVGAAMFIAEMLLGQSTQKNVIEAFKELDLNPKKRWKYAGLLLISGPLILTFYGTILGWVLYYLVSISFNLPNSIQESEQIFNDTLQSIRLQSIGLFSVLLITGWIVSRGIKEGIEKLNLVLMPLLFATFFGLLFYAMSMDSFSKAFHFMFDFKPKDLTSQVFTYSLGQVFFSLSIGLGINITYAAVTDKTQNLLKSTIWVVLSGILISLVAGLMIFTFVFEYGANVSQGTGLIFTSLPVVFGQMGAIGILVSVLFLLALAFAGITSTVALLEPSVMYLTERYQYSRFKVTWGLVALIFIVGVVLIFSLHKDYKDYLTFFEKSLFDWLDFASSTIIMPLGGMATFIFMGWVLKKEKLRLLSTHFLGPKLFATWYFLLKYITPLIVFSIWLSKIY; this comes from the coding sequence ATGGGTAATCATTTTTCTAAATTAGGATTTGTTTTAGCGGCTTTAGGGAGTGCGATAGGTTTAGGGCATATTTGGCGTTTCCCCTATATGACTGGGGTGAGCGGTGGGGGTGCTTTTGTTTTATTGTTTTTATTTTTATCTTTAAGCGTTGGCGCGGCGATGTTTATCGCTGAAATGCTATTAGGACAAAGCACGCAAAAAAATGTAATAGAAGCTTTTAAAGAGCTTGACCTTAACCCTAAAAAACGCTGGAAATACGCAGGGCTTTTGCTTATTTCTGGACCTTTAATACTGACTTTTTATGGCACCATTTTAGGTTGGGTGCTTTATTATTTAGTGAGTATTAGTTTTAATTTGCCTAATAGTATCCAAGAATCTGAACAAATCTTTAATGATACCTTACAATCCATTAGGTTACAATCTATAGGGCTTTTTAGCGTTTTATTGATAACCGGATGGATTGTTTCTAGGGGGATTAAAGAAGGCATTGAAAAACTCAATTTGGTTTTAATGCCCTTACTCTTTGCTACTTTTTTTGGTTTGCTTTTCTATGCGATGAGCATGGATTCTTTTTCTAAAGCTTTTCATTTCATGTTTGATTTCAAACCAAAAGATTTGACTTCTCAAGTGTTCACTTATTCCTTGGGGCAGGTTTTCTTTTCTTTAAGCATAGGTTTAGGGATCAATATCACTTACGCTGCGGTTACGGATAAAACGCAGAATTTGCTTAAAAGCACTATTTGGGTGGTTTTATCAGGGATTTTGATTTCTCTTGTGGCAGGGCTTATGATTTTCACTTTTGTGTTTGAATATGGGGCGAATGTCTCACAAGGCACAGGGTTAATCTTCACTTCTTTACCGGTGGTTTTTGGCCAAATGGGAGCGATAGGTATTCTTGTTTCAGTTCTTTTCTTGCTCGCGCTCGCTTTTGCTGGCATCACTTCTACGGTGGCTTTATTAGAGCCAAGCGTGATGTATCTTACCGAAAGGTATCAATACTCTCGTTTTAAGGTTACTTGGGGTCTTGTAGCACTAATTTTTATTGTAGGCGTGGTGTTGATTTTTTCGCTCCACAAGGATTATAAAGACTATCTCACTTTCTTTGAAAAAAGTCTTTTTGATTGGTTGGATTTTGCCTCAAGCACCATTATCATGCCTTTAGGCGGGATGGCAACCTTTATTTTTATGGGCTGGGTTTTGAAAAAAGAAAAATTGCGTCTTTTGAGCACGCACTTTTTAGGCCCTAAATTGTTTGCAACTTGGTATTTCTTGCTTAAATATATCACCCCTTTAATTGTGTTTTCTATTTGGTTGAGCAAGATTTATTAA
- the rpmB gene encoding 50S ribosomal protein L28 translates to MARRCALTFKGPMIGNHVSHANNKNKRRLLPNLRSIKIQLDDGTTKRIKVAASTLRTMRKGA, encoded by the coding sequence ATGGCAAGAAGATGCGCTTTAACTTTCAAAGGGCCTATGATAGGCAATCATGTCAGTCATGCGAACAACAAAAACAAACGCCGCTTACTCCCTAACTTGCGATCGATTAAGATCCAATTAGACGATGGCACGACTAAACGCATTAAGGTGGCTGCTTCCACTTTAAGAACCATGCGTAAAGGGGCTTAG
- the gyrB gene encoding DNA topoisomerase (ATP-hydrolyzing) subunit B — protein sequence MQNYQSHSIKVLKGLEGVRKRPGMYIGDTNIGGLHHMVYEVVDNAVDESMAGFCDTINITLTEEGSCIVEDNGRGIPVDIHPTEKIPACTVVLTILHAGGKFDNDTYKVSGGLHGVGVSVVNALSKRLIMTIKKEGQIYRQEFEKGIPISELEVIGKTKSAKESGTTIEFFPDESVMEVVEFQAGILQKRFKEMAYLNDGLKISFKEEKTQLQETYFYKDGLKQFVKDSAKKELLTPIIAFKSMDEETRTSIEVALAYADDYNENTLSFVNNIKTSEGGTHEAGFKMGLSKAILQYIDNNIKTKESRPISEDIKEGLIAVVSLKMSEPLFEGQTKSKLGSSYARALVSKLVYDKIHQFLEENPNEAKIIANKALLAAKAREASKKARELTRKKDNLSVGTLPGKLADCQSKDPLESEIFLVEGDSAGGSAKQGRDRVFQAILPLKGKILNVEKSHLSKILKSEEIKNMITAFGCGIQESFDIERLRYHKIIIMTDADVDGSHIQTLLMTFFYRYLRPLIEQGHVYIAQAPLYKYKKGKTEIYLKDGVALDHFLIEHGINSVDIEGIGKNDLMNLLKVARHYRYTLLELEKRYNLLEVLRFLIETKDALSLDMKVLEKSILEKLEGLNYQILRSFATEESLHLHAQTPKGLVEFNLDDNLFKEVLFEEANYTYQKLMEYNLDFLENKDILAFLEEVENYAKKGANIQRYKGLGEMNPNDLWETTMHKENRSLIKLKIEDLEKTDAIFSLCMGDEVEPRRAFIQAHAKDVKQLDV from the coding sequence ATGCAAAATTACCAGAGCCATAGTATTAAGGTTTTAAAGGGCTTAGAGGGGGTTAGGAAACGCCCTGGAATGTATATTGGCGATACCAATATAGGTGGGTTACACCACATGGTGTATGAAGTCGTGGATAACGCTGTAGATGAGAGCATGGCGGGTTTTTGCGATACGATCAATATCACTTTGACTGAGGAGGGGTCATGCATTGTAGAAGATAACGGGCGAGGCATTCCTGTAGACATTCACCCTACGGAAAAAATCCCCGCTTGCACCGTGGTTTTAACGATTTTGCATGCAGGGGGCAAGTTTGATAATGATACTTATAAAGTTTCAGGCGGTTTGCATGGCGTGGGCGTTTCGGTTGTGAATGCCTTGAGCAAACGCTTGATCATGACCATTAAAAAAGAGGGTCAAATCTATCGCCAAGAGTTTGAAAAGGGTATTCCCATTAGCGAGCTTGAAGTCATTGGCAAGACTAAAAGCGCTAAAGAAAGCGGCACGACTATTGAATTTTTCCCTGATGAAAGCGTCATGGAAGTCGTTGAATTTCAAGCGGGTATTTTGCAGAAACGCTTCAAAGAAATGGCGTATCTTAATGATGGCTTAAAAATTTCTTTCAAAGAAGAAAAAACCCAACTGCAAGAAACTTATTTCTATAAAGACGGCTTGAAACAATTCGTGAAAGATAGCGCTAAAAAAGAATTGCTCACCCCCATTATTGCGTTTAAAAGCATGGATGAAGAAACGCGCACTTCTATAGAGGTCGCTTTAGCGTATGCTGACGATTACAATGAAAACACCTTAAGCTTTGTGAATAACATTAAAACTTCTGAGGGCGGCACGCATGAGGCGGGCTTTAAAATGGGCTTGTCTAAGGCGATTTTGCAATACATTGACAATAACATTAAAACCAAAGAGTCGCGCCCCATCTCTGAAGACATTAAAGAGGGCTTGATCGCTGTTGTGAGCTTGAAAATGAGCGAGCCTTTGTTTGAAGGGCAGACCAAATCCAAACTCGGCAGTTCGTATGCGCGCGCGTTGGTTTCAAAATTAGTCTATGATAAAATCCACCAATTTTTAGAAGAAAACCCTAACGAAGCCAAAATCATCGCCAATAAAGCCCTACTAGCCGCAAAGGCTAGAGAAGCCAGTAAGAAAGCCAGAGAGCTTACAAGGAAAAAAGACAATTTGAGTGTCGGCACTTTGCCTGGAAAATTAGCCGATTGCCAGAGCAAAGACCCCTTAGAGAGTGAAATCTTTTTAGTGGAGGGCGATAGTGCGGGCGGGAGCGCTAAACAAGGGCGCGATAGGGTTTTTCAAGCGATCTTGCCTTTAAAAGGTAAGATTTTAAATGTGGAAAAAAGCCATTTGTCAAAGATTCTAAAATCAGAGGAAATTAAAAACATGATCACGGCTTTTGGGTGCGGCATTCAAGAGAGTTTTGATATAGAAAGATTGCGCTATCATAAAATCATTATCATGACCGATGCTGATGTGGATGGGAGCCATATCCAAACCTTGCTGATGACTTTTTTCTATCGTTATTTACGCCCGCTGATTGAACAAGGGCATGTTTATATCGCTCAAGCCCCTCTTTACAAATACAAGAAAGGCAAGACAGAAATTTATCTTAAAGACGGCGTCGCTTTGGATCATTTTTTAATTGAGCATGGCATCAATTCGGTGGATATTGAAGGGATTGGCAAGAACGATTTGATGAATTTGTTAAAAGTGGCGCGCCATTACCGCTATACGCTTTTGGAATTAGAAAAACGCTACAATTTGCTAGAAGTTTTACGCTTTTTGATTGAGACTAAGGACGCCTTAAGCCTTGATATGAAAGTTTTAGAAAAAAGCATTTTGGAAAAATTAGAGGGCTTGAATTATCAGATCTTACGCTCTTTTGCTACTGAAGAAAGCTTGCATTTGCATGCGCAAACCCCTAAAGGCTTGGTGGAATTTAACCTAGATGACAACCTCTTTAAAGAAGTGTTGTTTGAAGAAGCGAATTACACTTACCAAAAGCTTATGGAGTATAATTTAGATTTCTTAGAAAATAAGGATATTTTGGCGTTCTTAGAAGAAGTGGAAAATTACGCTAAAAAGGGAGCGAATATCCAGCGCTATAAGGGGTTAGGCGAGATGAACCCTAATGATTTGTGGGAAACGACCATGCATAAAGAAAACCGCAGTCTCATCAAACTCAAAATTGAAGATTTAGAAAAAACCGATGCGATCTTTTCGCTTTGCATGGGCGATGAAGTAGAGCCTAGAAGAGCCTTTATCCAAGCGCATGCTAAAGATGTGAAACAACTAGATGTGTAA
- a CDS encoding neuraminyllactose-binding hemagglutinin has translation MERSLIFKKVRIYSKMLVALGLSSVLIGCAMNPSAETKTPNDAKNQVQTHERIQTSSEHVTPLDFNYPIHIAQAPQNHHVVGILMPRIQVSDNLKPYIDKFQDALANQIQTIFEKRGYQVLRFQDEKALNAQDKRKIFSVLDLKGWVGILEDLKMNLKDPNNPNLDTLVDQSSGSVWFNFYEPESNRVVHDFAVEVGTFQAMTYTYKHSNSGGFDSSNSIIHEGLEKNKEDAIHKILNRMYAVVMRKAVTELTEENIAKYRDAIDRMKGFKSSMPQKK, from the coding sequence GTGGAGCGTTCGCTTATTTTTAAAAAAGTTAGAATTTATTCTAAAATGTTAGTGGCTTTAGGGCTTTCAAGCGTGTTGATCGGTTGTGCGATGAATCCAAGCGCTGAAACAAAAACACCAAATGACGCCAAAAATCAAGTTCAAACTCATGAAAGAATACAAACAAGCTCTGAACATGTTACGCCGCTAGATTTTAATTATCCGATACATATTGCTCAAGCCCCACAAAACCATCATGTTGTAGGTATTTTAATGCCACGCATTCAAGTGAGCGATAATCTAAAACCCTATATTGATAAGTTTCAAGACGCTTTAGCCAATCAAATCCAAACTATTTTTGAAAAAAGAGGCTATCAAGTGTTGCGTTTTCAAGATGAAAAAGCTTTGAATGCGCAAGATAAGAGAAAGATTTTTTCCGTTTTGGATTTGAAAGGGTGGGTAGGGATCTTAGAAGATTTGAAAATGAATTTAAAAGATCCCAATAATCCTAATTTAGACACGCTAGTGGATCAAAGCTCAGGCTCTGTGTGGTTTAATTTTTATGAGCCAGAAAGCAATCGTGTCGTCCATGATTTTGCTGTGGAAGTAGGAACTTTTCAGGCAATGACCTATACTTACAAACACAGTAATTCTGGAGGGTTTGATTCTTCAAACAGCATTATCCATGAAGGTTTGGAAAAGAATAAAGAAGATGCGATACACAAGATTTTAAACAGAATGTATGCGGTTGTCATGAGAAAAGCTGTAACAGAACTTACAGAAGAAAATATCGCCAAATACAGAGACGCTATTGATAGAATGAAAGGCTTTAAAAGTTCTATGCCTCAAAAAAAGTAG
- a CDS encoding sodium-dependent transporter, whose amino-acid sequence MGKFSKLGFILATLGSSIGLGHIWRFPYMVGHNGGSAFVLLYLALTLSLGIAMLLVEMLIGNLGKKDVVSNYQILDPKRKKYYPFTSFFILGGPLILSFYAVVLGWVLYYLFVVTFDLPKDLEQAKMQFSMLQNGSLIWPVIGFSACLLPTIWFVSRGIEEGIEKLNVVLMPLLFVIFIGLLIYAMTLESMPKALRFLFNFEIQKIDFKVVMDALGQMFFSLSLGVGTIITYSAFTPKRENLFKSSLFIVLPGILISLIAGVMIFTFVFEYHADVSQGPGLVFISLPLTFAKMGMSGQIVSLFFFIALVFAGITSTVSLVEPLALYLINRFNFSRTQASLWIGIVVYVLGVLVILSMNERYAKFLSFAHKSVFGWLDFITSSFLMPLGGLFSVLFVGWVLNKKRSFLATKHFFNINAFKAWHFSVRFIAPVVILAIFILQFK is encoded by the coding sequence ATGGGAAAATTTTCTAAATTAGGCTTTATTTTAGCCACTTTGGGTAGCTCTATCGGTTTAGGGCATATTTGGCGCTTTCCTTATATGGTAGGTCATAATGGGGGGAGTGCGTTTGTGCTTTTATATCTAGCGCTAACCTTGAGTTTAGGCATTGCTATGCTTTTAGTAGAAATGCTGATTGGGAATTTGGGTAAAAAAGATGTTGTTTCTAATTATCAAATACTAGATCCTAAAAGGAAAAAATACTACCCTTTCACTTCTTTTTTTATTTTAGGCGGTCCTCTCATTTTATCTTTTTATGCGGTGGTGTTAGGCTGGGTGCTTTACTATCTTTTTGTAGTAACTTTTGATTTGCCTAAAGATTTAGAGCAAGCCAAAATGCAATTTAGCATGCTCCAAAATGGCAGTTTGATCTGGCCTGTTATTGGCTTTAGCGCATGCTTATTGCCGACAATATGGTTTGTTTCTAGGGGGATTGAAGAGGGGATTGAAAAATTAAATGTCGTGCTGATGCCGTTATTGTTTGTGATTTTCATAGGGCTTTTAATCTATGCGATGACTTTAGAAAGCATGCCTAAAGCTTTGCGCTTTTTATTTAATTTTGAGATTCAAAAGATTGATTTTAAGGTTGTTATGGACGCTTTAGGGCAGATGTTCTTTTCTTTGAGTTTGGGGGTAGGCACGATTATTACTTATTCAGCTTTCACGCCCAAAAGAGAAAACCTATTCAAAAGCTCTCTATTTATTGTATTACCGGGTATTTTAATCTCTCTCATTGCCGGGGTGATGATTTTTACCTTTGTGTTTGAATACCATGCGGATGTGTCTCAAGGGCCAGGGCTTGTTTTTATTTCCTTACCTTTAACTTTCGCTAAAATGGGCATGAGTGGGCAGATCGTTTCGCTCTTTTTCTTTATAGCCCTTGTTTTTGCCGGGATCACTTCCACGGTTTCTTTGGTAGAGCCTTTAGCGCTTTATCTTATCAATCGTTTTAATTTTTCGCGCACTCAAGCGTCGCTATGGATAGGGATTGTTGTGTATGTTTTGGGCGTTTTAGTCATTCTTTCTATGAATGAACGATACGCTAAGTTTTTGAGCTTTGCTCATAAGAGCGTGTTTGGGTGGCTGGATTTCATCACTTCTTCATTTTTAATGCCTTTGGGAGGCTTGTTTTCAGTCTTGTTTGTGGGGTGGGTTTTAAATAAAAAGCGCTCTTTTTTAGCCACGAAGCATTTCTTTAATATAAACGCTTTTAAAGCGTGGCATTTTAGCGTTCGTTTTATCGCGCCTGTAGTGATTTTAGCGATTTTCATCTTGCAATTTAAGTGA